From the genome of Pseudomonas sp. TMP9, one region includes:
- the nuoK gene encoding NADH-quinone oxidoreductase subunit NuoK encodes MNAIPMEHGLALAGVLFSLGLIGLMVRRNILFMLMSLEVMMNATALAFIVAGSRWGQPDGQVMFILVITLAAAEASIGLAILLQLYRRFNTLDVDAASEMRG; translated from the coding sequence ATGAATGCGATCCCGATGGAGCACGGCTTGGCACTCGCCGGCGTGCTGTTTAGCTTGGGCCTGATTGGCCTGATGGTGCGCCGCAACATCCTGTTTATGCTGATGAGCTTAGAAGTGATGATGAATGCCACTGCCCTAGCCTTTATCGTCGCTGGCAGCCGTTGGGGTCAACCTGATGGCCAGGTGATGTTTATTCTGGTGATCACGCTCGCGGCCGCTGAAGCCAGTATTGGCTTGGCAATTCTGTTGCAGCTGTATCGCCGCTTCAACACCCTCGATGTCGACGCTGCCAGCGAGATGCGCGGATGA